A window of Stenotrophomonas indicatrix genomic DNA:
GTCAACCCTGGTCAACCGCATCCTCGGCGAAGAGCGCATGATCGCCTCGGACGTGCCGGGCACCACCCGCGATTCGATCTCGGTGGACCTGGAGCGCGATGGCCGCGAGTACCGCCTGATCGACACCGCCGGCCTGCGTCGCCGTTCGCGCGTGGACGAGGTCGTCGAGAAGTTCTCGGTGGTCAAGACCATGCAGTCGATCGAGCAGTGCCAGGTGGCCGTGCTGATGCTCGACGCCACCGAAGGCGTGACCGACCAGGACGCCACCGTGCTCGGCGCCGTGCTGGATGCCGGCCGCGCGCTGGTGATCGCGATCAACAAGTGGGACGGCCTGACCGACTACCAGCGTGAGCAGGCCGAAACGATGCTGTCGCTGCGCTTGGGCTTCGTGCCGTGGGCCGAATCGGTGCGCATCTCGGCCAAGCATGGCTCGGGCCTGCGCGAGCTGTTCCGTGCGGTGCATCGCGCGCACGAATCGGCGAACAAGACCTTCACCACCAGCGAAGTGAACAAGGCGCTGGAAGTGGCCTACGAGACCAACCCGCCGCCGACCATCCGCGGCCACGTCTCCAAGCTGCGTTACGTGCACCCGGCCGGCGCCAACCCGCCGACCTTCATCGTGCACGGCACCCGCCTGAAGGAACTGCAGGAGTCGTACAAGCGCTACCTGGAGAACTTCTTCCGCAAGCGCTTCAAGCTGATCGGAACGCCGGTGCAGTTCATCTTCCGCGAGGGTGCCAACCCGTACGAAGGCAAGAAGAACGTGCTGACCGAACGGCAGGTCAAGGCCAAGCGGCGCTTGATGAAGCACGTCAAGGGCAAGTGATCCACGAGAGGCGGCCGCAGGGCCGCCTTTCTCGTTGTGGCGATCCTGTCGGTAGCGCCGGCCGCTGGCCGGCAACCTCAGCCAGGCAGCCCCGGCACCGGAATCCGATAGACCACCGACGCAAACTTCGCGCTCTGCTCGGTGCCGACCACCTGGCCGCCCAGTGCTTCGGCAATCCGCCGGCTGGCCACGTTGTCCACCGCCACCGGGTAGCGATAGGCGACCGCAGCGAGCCGTTCCGCGCACCAGTGGACGACGGCGCGCACTGCCTCGCGGCCGTAGCCCTGTCCGTGCTCGCGCTCGCTTATCCAGATGCCAAGCTCGGGTTCGCCCTCGGTAGCGCGGTGCACGGCGGCGATGCCCACAAAGCGTCCGTCCTGCAGATGCCGGATCACGAACGTGTATTCCGCGCCTTCCTCGATCAGGCGCAGCCATTCCTGGCCGATCTTTTCGAATGCCGCAAAAGAGTCCGGCGGATCGAATGCCATGAAGCGGGTCAGCGTTGGCGTGATGCCGGCGAAGACCTCGGGGCCGTCGGCGCATGAGAACGGCCGGAGCACCAGGTGCTCGGTCTGTACGGGATTGATCGATGGTTTCACCGGGCAGAGGGTCCTACGCGCCGTCGGCTCCGTCAACATGGGGCCCGGCTCTACAATGGACGCCATGAGCATTCCAGAGCTTTCCCCCGAGCGGGCGCGCGCGCGCGTGGCCCATGGTGCGGTGCTGATCGACGTGCGCGAGGCGCACGAGCGGGCCGGCGGCATGGCCGAGGGCGCGCGTGGCGTGGCCAAGGCTGAACTGCTGGACGACCCCGCCGCGCACCTGCCTGTGCCGGAACAGGAAATCCTGCTGATCTGCCAGAGCGGCAAGCGCTCGGCAGATGCAGCGCAGGCGCTGCTGGATGCGGGCTATGCCAACGTCGCCTCCGTTGCCGGCGGCACCGTGGCCTGGCGCGAGCAGGCGCTGCCGCTGGTGCAGCCACTGAGCAGCGTCGCCGACCGCGATTTCTATGACCGCTATTCGCGCCACCTGCTGCTGCCGCAGGTGGGCGAGGCCGGCCAGCGCCGCCTGCAGCAGTCGCGGGTGCTGGTGCTGGGCGCGGGCGGCCTGGGCGCGCCGGCCGGGTTCTACCTGGCGGCCGCCGGGGTAGGGCACCTGCGTTTTGCCGACCACGACCGTGTCGAGCGCAGCAACCTGCACCGGCAGATCGTGCATACCGAGGCCAGCGTCGGCCAGCTGAAGGTTGATTCGGCACGTGAGCGGCTGCTGGCGTTGAACCCGTCCATCGAGGTCGAGGCCGTGCCCGAGCGGGTCACCTCGGAGAACGTGGACCGCCTGCTGCAGGACGTTGACGTGGTGCTGGATGGTTCGGACAACTTCCCCTTGCGCTACCTGCTCAACGACGCCTGCATCAAGCACGCCACGCCGATGGTCTACGCCGCCATCGAGCGCTTCGACGGCCAGGTGAGCGTGTTCGATGCCGGCCGCCAGCGCGGCGTGGCGCCGTGCTACCGCTGCCTGTTCCCGGAGCCGCCGCCGCCGGAGTTCGCGCCCAACTGCTCCGAAGCGGGCGTGCTGGGCGTGCTGCCGGGCCTCGCGGGTGTGCTGCAGGCCACCGAGGTGCTGAAGCTGCTGCTGGGCATCGGCGAACCGTTGGTGGGCCGCCTGCTGCGCTTTGATGCGCTGGGCATGCGCTTCCGCGAGACCCGCATCAGCCCCGACCCGCAGTGCGCGGTGTGCGCGCCGGGCGCGCCGTTCCCGGGGTACATCGATTACGCCGCGTTCTGTCGGGGCGGGTGAACCCGGTAGCGCCGGGCCATGCCCGGCGGATGTATCTGCGCGCGCCGCTGCGCTCGCCGGGCATGGCCCGGCGCTACCGTTTATGGTTTCGGGATGATGCGCGGGGCCACTCCCGCTATCGTTCCATCTCCAAGACAATAAAACGCAACACACGTGCTATTGCCGTCATCGGTGTTGCTCTATCGTTGAGGCCGATTTCGATTTCCGGGGAACCCACCGCATGGCGGTAGAAGCAGCGACCAGCGAGCTGGTCAAGGTCGTCGCCCTGTTGGGCGCAGCGGTGGTGATGGTGCCGCTGTTCCGTCGGCTCGGCCTGGGCTCGGTGCTGGGCTACTTCGCCGCCGG
This region includes:
- the moeB gene encoding molybdopterin-synthase adenylyltransferase MoeB encodes the protein MSIPELSPERARARVAHGAVLIDVREAHERAGGMAEGARGVAKAELLDDPAAHLPVPEQEILLICQSGKRSADAAQALLDAGYANVASVAGGTVAWREQALPLVQPLSSVADRDFYDRYSRHLLLPQVGEAGQRRLQQSRVLVLGAGGLGAPAGFYLAAAGVGHLRFADHDRVERSNLHRQIVHTEASVGQLKVDSARERLLALNPSIEVEAVPERVTSENVDRLLQDVDVVLDGSDNFPLRYLLNDACIKHATPMVYAAIERFDGQVSVFDAGRQRGVAPCYRCLFPEPPPPEFAPNCSEAGVLGVLPGLAGVLQATEVLKLLLGIGEPLVGRLLRFDALGMRFRETRISPDPQCAVCAPGAPFPGYIDYAAFCRGG
- the der gene encoding ribosome biogenesis GTPase Der, whose product is MLPLVALVGRPNVGKSTIFNALTRTRDALVHDQPGVTRDRNYGVCRLDEDNHFLVVDTGGIAEEEEGLAGATTRQARAAAGEADLILFVVDAREGTSAMDDEILAWLRKLSRPTLLLINKIDGTDEDTVRSEFARYGFSEMLTVSAAHRQGLDDLLDEVIQRLPEEGSGEELDNDPNRVRIAFVGRPNVGKSTLVNRILGEERMIASDVPGTTRDSISVDLERDGREYRLIDTAGLRRRSRVDEVVEKFSVVKTMQSIEQCQVAVLMLDATEGVTDQDATVLGAVLDAGRALVIAINKWDGLTDYQREQAETMLSLRLGFVPWAESVRISAKHGSGLRELFRAVHRAHESANKTFTTSEVNKALEVAYETNPPPTIRGHVSKLRYVHPAGANPPTFIVHGTRLKELQESYKRYLENFFRKRFKLIGTPVQFIFREGANPYEGKKNVLTERQVKAKRRLMKHVKGK
- a CDS encoding GNAT family N-acetyltransferase, coding for MASIVEPGPMLTEPTARRTLCPVKPSINPVQTEHLVLRPFSCADGPEVFAGITPTLTRFMAFDPPDSFAAFEKIGQEWLRLIEEGAEYTFVIRHLQDGRFVGIAAVHRATEGEPELGIWISEREHGQGYGREAVRAVVHWCAERLAAVAYRYPVAVDNVASRRIAEALGGQVVGTEQSAKFASVVYRIPVPGLPG